Sequence from the Flavobacterium lindanitolerans genome:
AGAAAAATATTCAAAAGCCTGTCATTATTAAAAGACAACTTTTCAAGCAAACAGGATTTGGAAAACATCGAGAATATTGATGACATCCTACAAAAAAGGCTGGCTCTTTTTGATGAAACTTTGGCAATTTCGAGTGCCCAGCCTATTGATTCGGCATTGCTGAATGCCAAATTATTAGAAGGAAACAGGCAAACAAAAGAACTTCAGGAAAAAATATACGAACTCATTGAACAGGAAGTTACCAAACTAAAAATACACAATATCAATCACCGTTATGATATTGAAACATCAACAATTACGGCCTTTTCACTTACCATCCTGACTCTGGTCATCCTCCTTTTTTCACTAAACAAAATCAATATTGACTTCCAAAAAGTACGCAAACTGAACGAAGAACTCAAATTTGTGAATCAGGTATCAGACAATGCCGAAAAAGTAGCCGGAATAAGCCACTGGAAAATCAATATGCACACCGGCAAATTCTTTTATTCCGACAATTTTTACAGAATATTAGGTGAGGAACCCAATGCTTTTGACTCCAAAGTCGAAAACGTAACGCCGTATATCCATCCGGATGATTACGAAGAAACTATGAAGCAGCATGAGGAATCCATGAAAAACCATACGCCAACTTCAATGATTTACAGAATCATACGCAAGGACGGCCAAATACGGTATATCAGTTCAACAGGCGATTTCACATACAACACTAAAGGAGAGCTTGTCAAGATTGGCGTAAGCAATGACATCACAGAAGAATATACCATCAAGCTGGCTTTGGAAGAAAAAAACAAGACACTCATTGCCATAAATGCCGAACTGGAATCGTTTAACCAGATTGTCAGCCATGACCTTCAGGAACCTTTGCGAAAAATACAAATGTTTATTTCCAGAATTGAAGAATCAGAAACAGAAACCATATCAGAAAAGGGCAAAGACTATTTTTTAAAAATTAAAAATTCTGCAAACAGAATGCAGAACCTGATGATGGACCTTGTTGATTATTCCAAGACCATGAAAGACGACAAGGTTTTCGTAAAAACCAGCCTCAACAAGCTTCTTGCGGATGTATTGCTGGAACTCAACGTTAATATTGAAGAAAAAAATGCTACTGTAGAAATAGGCAATCTGCCAAAAATAAATGCCATTCCTTTCCAGATACATCAGCTTTTTGTCAACCTCATCTCAAATTCACTGAAATACAGTAAAAAAGATGTTCCTCCCGTTATCAAAATCAGAACTGAAAAAATTAAAGCCGGTGAGAAAATAAACGACATCGAACTCTTTGGAAAAAAATACCATAAAATAACCATAACTGATAATGGCATTGGTTTCAGACAGGAATTTTCAGAAAAAATCTTTATGCTGTTCAAACGCCTGGAAACCGACATTAATTATAATGGTACGGGAATAGGGCTTGCCATCTGCAAAAAAATTATAGAAAACCATAAAGGATACATCAAAGCGGAAGGAAATCCTGAAATTGGCTCTACTTTCACCATCTACCTTCCTTAAATAACATAATTATTTCTTAAAGTTAAATAATGTAACAATTCGATTTATTTGTCGTCCTACTGTTGTAAAACGTTAAAATCTGTTTTTGTAAAATAATTCTTAAAAATAGACGTTTTCAGGAAAGTGAATTTTCTCACAAGAACATTAACAAATAAATCATGAATCAAAAAAATCAAAAAACACACGTTCCTTTACTAATTCTGATCTTCCTCATCGGAAGTTGGGCAAAAGCCCAGGACAAAGTCACCATAAGCGGTACTATTGTCAATTCGCAAAACAATGAAACTCTTATTGGAGTTAGCATTTACATCCCTGAACTTCAATCAGGCACTACCACAAACGAATACGGTTTCTTTTCGTTATCCATCCCAAAAGGAGACTATACGCTACAGGTTAGCTATATGGGTTTCCAGACTTCGGAAGAAAAAATTTCATTGCAACAGAATCTTCGAAAAAACATCAGCTTGGAAAGTTCTACGCAAAATCTTGAAGAAATCGTAATTACCGAAAGAAAAAACATTGCCAACATCAAAAAACCTGAAATGAGTGTCAACAAGCTTACCATTCAGGAAATCAAAAAAATGCCGGCGGTTATGGGTGAAACAGACATTTTAAAATCCATTCTCCAGCTTCCGGGTGTTACCAATGCCGGTGAAGGAGCTTCCGGCTTTAATGTTCGTGGAGGTGCTGCAGACCAAAACCTTATTCTTCTGGATGAGGCACTCCTTTACAACTCCTCTCACCTGTTTGGCTTCTTTTCTGTTTTCAATTCAGATGCTATCAAAGACCTTAAACTTTACAAAGGAGGCATTCCTTCGCGTTTTGGAGGTCGTGTTTCTTCTGTTTTAGACATCTACCAAAAAGAAGGAAACAGTAACGAATTTCATATGAACGGTGGTATTGGTGTGATTTCGAGCCGACTTTTGGCTGAAGGTCCTCTCGAAAAGGGAAAAGGCTCTTTCCTTGTAGCCGGAAGAAGTTCGTATGCACACCTGTTCTTAAAATTGACAGACAACAAGAACAGCGCCTATTTTTATGACCTGAACACAAAACTAAGCTACAAGCTTAACGAAAACAACAGCCTGTTTTTGTCCGGTTATTTTGGGAGAGACGTTTTTGACATTGGCGACCAGTTCAACAATGTTTATGGAAACGCGGTCCTCAACCTGAGATGGAACCATTTGTACTCAGAAAAACTTTTCTCTAACCTGTCTATGATTTACAGTGATTACTATTATGGACTTAAGTTGGATGTTGCCGGACTGAACTGGGATTCTGGTATTAAAAACTACAATATCAAATACGATTTCAAGCATTATATTAGCGACCGATACAAAATGACGTATGGTCTGAACGCGGTTTACTATGATTTTAACCCGGGAACCGTATCACCAACAGGTCCTTCATCCGGAATCAACCGCGAGCAATTAGACAAAAAATATGCCCTGGAACCGGCCTTATATGTAGATGCTGAACACGAAATAACCGATAAACTTAGCATAAACTACGGTTTCCGTTACAGCATGTTCTACAGAATGGGACAACAGGACATGAATATTTATGCCAATAACGAAGCGGTTACCTTTAACCCGGAACTTCAAATTTATGAAAAAGGCAAACCTATTGGAACTGAACATTTTGGAAGCGGCAAAACAATTGCCTCATTCAACAATCTAGAGCCGCGGTTGGCCGTATCCTACCAACTGGATGACAACCAATCCATAAAGGCGAGCTACAACCGTATGAGCCAGTACATTCATCTGGTTTCCAACACGGCATCACCTACTCCGTTAGACGTATGGGCGCCAAGCGATAATTTTATCAAACCACAGCTTTTAGACCAGGTTGCATTAGGCTATTTCAGAAATTTCCATAACGATGACTATACATTGGAAACCGAAATCTATTATAAAAAAGTCAAAAACAGAATCGACTATATTGATGGCGCAGACCTTATTGCCAACAAGGCAATTGAACAGGTAATCTTAAACGGCAGGTCGAGGTCATACGGATTGGAGGTATTATTACGCAAAAACTCAGGCAAGCTAAACGGATGGATTTCCTATACACTATCCCGCTCAGAACAGCAGACACCGGGAAGAACAGCTCTTGAAACCGGAATCAATAACGGAAAATGGTACAGCACAGGCTATGACAAAACGCATAACCTGGCCGTTACAGCATCCTATAAATTGACCGAAAAATGGTCTTTCGGAAGTACTTTTGCCTTGCAATCCGGACAGCCGGTTACTTATCCTAACGGACAATATGAATATGGCGGAGTAATCGTTCCTAGCTATGGCGCCAGAAACGAAGACAGGCTTCCTGCCTACCATCACCTGGACGTTTCTGCAACGTATATCCCAAAACCGGATAAGAAAAAAGGATGGCAGGGAGAATGGGTTTTCAGCATCTACAACCTTTACAACCGTATGAACTCTGCCTCTATGACATTCAGGCAAAATGAAGATACCGGAAGAAACGAGGCTGTAAGACTTTCTATCTTCGGCTTTATT
This genomic interval carries:
- a CDS encoding ATP-binding protein, giving the protein MKLKELLTPTLIYRTAQGVSFILVISVAIVFHVQMKSLNQSVDLISTSNKKQFELEKIISEVIQRENEMRSYIITKDSAFYNNNLTTKRKIFKSLSLLKDNFSSKQDLENIENIDDILQKRLALFDETLAISSAQPIDSALLNAKLLEGNRQTKELQEKIYELIEQEVTKLKIHNINHRYDIETSTITAFSLTILTLVILLFSLNKINIDFQKVRKLNEELKFVNQVSDNAEKVAGISHWKINMHTGKFFYSDNFYRILGEEPNAFDSKVENVTPYIHPDDYEETMKQHEESMKNHTPTSMIYRIIRKDGQIRYISSTGDFTYNTKGELVKIGVSNDITEEYTIKLALEEKNKTLIAINAELESFNQIVSHDLQEPLRKIQMFISRIEESETETISEKGKDYFLKIKNSANRMQNLMMDLVDYSKTMKDDKVFVKTSLNKLLADVLLELNVNIEEKNATVEIGNLPKINAIPFQIHQLFVNLISNSLKYSKKDVPPVIKIRTEKIKAGEKINDIELFGKKYHKITITDNGIGFRQEFSEKIFMLFKRLETDINYNGTGIGLAICKKIIENHKGYIKAEGNPEIGSTFTIYLP
- a CDS encoding TonB-dependent receptor, translating into MNQKNQKTHVPLLILIFLIGSWAKAQDKVTISGTIVNSQNNETLIGVSIYIPELQSGTTTNEYGFFSLSIPKGDYTLQVSYMGFQTSEEKISLQQNLRKNISLESSTQNLEEIVITERKNIANIKKPEMSVNKLTIQEIKKMPAVMGETDILKSILQLPGVTNAGEGASGFNVRGGAADQNLILLDEALLYNSSHLFGFFSVFNSDAIKDLKLYKGGIPSRFGGRVSSVLDIYQKEGNSNEFHMNGGIGVISSRLLAEGPLEKGKGSFLVAGRSSYAHLFLKLTDNKNSAYFYDLNTKLSYKLNENNSLFLSGYFGRDVFDIGDQFNNVYGNAVLNLRWNHLYSEKLFSNLSMIYSDYYYGLKLDVAGLNWDSGIKNYNIKYDFKHYISDRYKMTYGLNAVYYDFNPGTVSPTGPSSGINREQLDKKYALEPALYVDAEHEITDKLSINYGFRYSMFYRMGQQDMNIYANNEAVTFNPELQIYEKGKPIGTEHFGSGKTIASFNNLEPRLAVSYQLDDNQSIKASYNRMSQYIHLVSNTASPTPLDVWAPSDNFIKPQLLDQVALGYFRNFHNDDYTLETEIYYKKVKNRIDYIDGADLIANKAIEQVILNGRSRSYGLEVLLRKNSGKLNGWISYTLSRSEQQTPGRTALETGINNGKWYSTGYDKTHNLAVTASYKLTEKWSFGSTFALQSGQPVTYPNGQYEYGGVIVPSYGARNEDRLPAYHHLDVSATYIPKPDKKKGWQGEWVFSIYNLYNRMNSASMTFRQNEDTGRNEAVRLSIFGFIPSVTYNFKF